The sequence GTCCGCACGACCGGCCGGCCCGGCCCACAGATGCCGGGCGCAACGCCGTACTCCGTGTCACGGCCGGTCTGCTCGGCGTCCCTTCACCGCTGCCCGCGGCCCTCCGGGTCGCGGGCAGCCCCGCGAGGAAAACCGGTGGACCGCAGTCCGCCGACGGGGCACAGTCGTAGGACGCACAGAAGCCACAGGACCGGGAGAGGAGCGCGGCGATGACCGACAGTCCGAGTCCGTCGAGTTCCCCGCAGGGCGGTCCACGGCAGACGCCCCGGTAACGACAGCGGTTACCGGGCGCCCGCTCGCCGCAGGACCCCCGGGGTGGCCCTCCGGCGCATCGCGCGGCCACCCTCCCGGAGGATTGGCCGAGTGGTAAGGCAGCGGCTTGCTAAGCCGTCGTCGGGGCTCTGAACCCCGCGCGCGTTCGATCCGCGCATCCTCCGCCACGGAAGACCACCGTCACGTTCGGCGGCCACGGAAGACCACCGTCACACACGGCGCCGCGCCACGAACACCTCCGCCGCGAGCAGCCGGGCTACGAGGGGCCGGGCTACGAGGGGCCGGGCTGGGACCGGCCCCGGCTACGGGCGGGAAGCCCGCAGCAGCTCCTCCAGCACCAGCGCGATGCCGTCGGCCTCGTTCGATGCCGTGATCTCGTGGGCCACGGCCTTCAGATCGTCGTGCGCGTTGGCCATCGCCACACCGTGCCGCGCCCAGCCGAACATCGGGATGTCGTTCGGCATGTCGCCGAAGGCCACGGTGTCCGAGGCCTTCACGCCCAGCCGCCGGGCGGCCAGCGAAAGACCGGTCGCCTTGCTCAGCCCCAGCGGCAGGATCTCCACGACCCCGGGACCCGCCATGATCACGTTCACCAGACTGCCGACGGCCTCCCGGGCCCTCTTCGCCAGGGTGTCGTCGTCGAGCTCCGGATGCTGGATGTAGATCTTGTTGATCGGGGCGGACCACATCTCGGCCGGGTCGTCCACGAGCACGGCCGGGAGCGGGCCTTCCTGGACCCGGTAACCGGGCCCGACCAGCACCTCGCCGTCGAGCCCGTCCCGGCTCGCGGCCAGTGCCACCGGGCCCACGTCCGCCTCGATCTTGGACAGCGCGAGCCCGGCGAGCTGCCGGTCCAGGGTCAGGGAGGTCAGGAGCTTGTGCTCGCCCGCGTGGTAGACCTGAGCGCCCTGGCCGCAGACCGCGAGGCCCTCGTAGCCCAGGTCGTCCAGGATGTGCCGCGTCCACGGGACCGCGCGGCCGGTGACGACGATGTGTGCGGCGCCGGCCGCGGTGACAGCGGCCAGCGCCTCACGGGTGCGCTCGGAGACCGTGTGGTCCTCACGCAGCAGCGTGCCGTCCAGATCGGTCGCGACGAGCTTGTAGGGAAAGGTCACTTGGAGACCGGCTCCAGAACCTCGCGCCCGCCCAGGTACGGCCGGAGCACCTCGGGCACCCGTACCGAACCGTCCGCCAGCTGGTGGTTCTCCAGGATCGCCACGATCGTGCGCGGTACGGCGCAGAGCGTGCCGTTGAGCGTGGACAGCGGCTGGACCTTCTTCCCCTCCCGCATCCGGACGGAGAGCCGGCGCGCCTGGAAGCCGTCGCAGTTCGACGCGGAGGTCAGTTCGCGGTACTTGCCCTGGGTCGGGATCCAGGCCTCGCAGTCGAACTTGCGGGAGGCCGAGGACCCGAGGTCACCGGTGGCGACATCGATCACCTGGAAGGGCAGTCCGAGGCCGGTGAGCCACTGCTTCTCCCAGTCCAGGAGCCTGCGGTGCTCGGCCTCGGCGTCCGCGGGGTCGACGTACGAGAACATCTCGACCTTGTCGAACTGGTGGACGCGGAAGATGCCCCGGGTGTCCTTGCCATATGTACCGGCCTCGCGGCGGAAGCACGGGGAGAAGCCCGCGTACCGCAGGGGCAGCTTGTCGGCGTCGATGATCTCGTCCATGTGGTACGCGGCGAGCGGTACCTCGGAGGTGCCGACCAGGTAGTAGTCGTCCTTCTCCAGGTGGTACACGTTCTCGGCGGCCTGGCCGAGGAAGCCGGTGCCCTCCATGGCGCGCGGACGGACCAGCGCCGGGGTCAGCATCGGGATGAAGCCCGCCTCGGTCGCCTGGGCGATCGCCGCGTTGACGAGGGCGAGCTCCAGCAGAGCGCCGACACCCGTGAGGTAGTAGAAACGCGAACCGGAGACCTTGGCGCCGCGCTCCATGTCGATGGCGCCGAGCTTCTCGCCCAGCTCCAGGTGGTCCTTGGGCTCGAAGCCCTCGGCTCCGAAGTCGCGAATGGTGCCGTGCGTCTCCAGGACGACGAAGTCCTCCTCGCCGCCGACCGGCACGTCCTCGTGGACGATGTTGCCGAGCTGGAGCAGCAGCCGCTTGGCGTCGGCGTCGGCCTCGTCCTGGGCGGCGTCGGCCGCCTTCACGTCGGCCTTGAGCTGATCGGCCTTCTTCAGCAGCTCGGCGCGCTCCTCGGGGGATGCCTTGGGGATCAGCTTGCCGAGCGACTTCTGCTCGGAGCGGAGTTCGTCGAAGCGGACGCCGGACGACCTGCGCAGCTCGTCGGCGGAGAGCAGGGCGTCGACGAGCGCGACGTCCTCTCCACGGGCGCGCTGGGAGGCGCGAACACGGTCGGGGTCCTCACGGAGCAGGCGAAGGTCAATCACCCCTCCAGGCTACCGGTGCGGGGTTCTGGCACTCGAACCGATATTGCCGCGCGTGTCACTTTGCCCGAATTGCCGGAATTGATAATCCTGGCGGCAATCGCCGGGTGTTCCTCGGGTGTTCGGCGGGCGTGGGGGTCAATAAAGGGTGTTCTATTCCCCTGAACAGGGCAGAAGGGGCGTCCGGTCTTGACGTACCGGCCTTCCGTGGGAGGGGAGTTGAGGGGCGGCGTTCCCGATGTTGTCCACAGGGGAGTGTGAGTTGAATTAGTTATCCACAGGCTGTGAAGAAGTTCTGTGGATGCCGGAAGGGAGTGTTCCGGAAGCTGGATGAAGGCTCATGGATTCCCTCCCAAACCCACCCCACACGCTCATTCGGGTGGGAATTGCTCGCCCCAAAGAGTTGATCAAGGGAATTGAGGTGACACGGGGGCGCTCGTGCGGCCCCTGCCCCCCTGGTGGGGCCTGAGGTCGCTGGGGCGATTTGTCGATGATGTCGCATTGCAGTGTCGACTTGTCCCCAGGTTGAGGGACTGCCCTGTGGATAACTCTGTGGGCACAGGAAAATCGGGAAGTCGGACCGTCGGGCAACCGCTCGGGGCGGTACGGGAGCCCGGTGCCCCGGCTCCCGCCGGTGTCGGACCGGACCGATGGCCCGGCCCTCCCCGCCGAATGTCAGATCCGGCCGTCCTGGCTGCGTGCCAGCCAGTCGGAGGCGTCCGTGAACTCCCGGTCCGAGGTCCCCGCCCGCAGCGGGCGCACCTCCTCCGGCGTCACCCCGGCCCGCGGGTACGAGCCGAGGAACCGCACGCTCGGACAGATCCGCTTCAGCCCCATCAGCGCCTCGCCGACCCGCCGGTCCGCGATGTGACCCTCGGCGTCCACGGCGAAGCAGTAGTTCCCGATGCCCTCCCCGGTCGGACGCGACTGGATGAGCATCAGGTTGACCCCGCGTACGGCGAACTCCTGAAGCAGTTCGAGCAGCGCACCCGGGTGGTCGTGGCCCAGCCAGATCACGACGGACGTCTTGTCCGCACCCGTCGGCGCGGAGGGCCGGGCCGGGCGGCCCACCAGGACGAAGCGCGTCTGGGCGTTCTCGGCGTCGTGGATCTCCGTCACGAGGGGTTCCAGGCCGTAGGTCGCCGCAGCGAACTCGCCCGCGAAGGCGGCGTCGTACCGCCCCTCCTGGACCAGCCGTGCCCCGTCCGCGTTGGAGGCGGCCGATTCCCACGCCGCCTGCGGGAGGTGGGCCGCCATCCAGTTGCGTACCTGCGGCTGAGCGGCCGGGTGCGCGGTGACCGTCTTGATGTCCGTCAGTTTGGTCCCCGGGCGCACCAGCAGCGCGAACGTGATGGAGAGCAGGACCTCGCGGTAGATCATCAGCGGTTCGCCGGTGGTCAGCTCGTCGAGCGTCGCCGTGATACCGCCCTCGACCGAATTCTCGATCGGTACGAGCGCTGCCGCCGCCTCCCCGTTGCGTACCGCGTCCAGGGCCGCGGGTACGGAGACCATCGGGACGAGTTCCCGGGTGGCGGCCTCCGGGAGCGTACGGAGGGCGACCTCGGTGAAGGTGCCCTCTGGGCCGAGATAGGCGTAGCGCGTGGCTGACATACGGTCACCCTAATGCGCTGTACGACGGCTGCCGTGCTGTCTCAGGATGCGACCGGGCCGGTGCCACGCCCGCCCGGCGGCCGCCCCGGCCCGTGCCTCCGAGCCCGGCCCGGAACGCGTCCCCCGGCACACGGCCCGCACCGCCCCGGTCGCGGTCCACCGCCCGGTCGCGGTCCACGGCCCCGGTCGCGGTGCACCGCACCGGCCCGTGCGTCAGGACTCCAGGAGTCGCTGTCCCACGTACTCACCCTTCGCTGCGCCGCCCGGCACCGCGAAGAGGCCGCTCGCCTCGTGCCGGAGGAACGGCGAGAGCGCGTCGCCCCGGTCGAGCTTGCGCTGCACCGGGACGAAGCCCTTGTACGGATCCGCCTGCCAGCACACGAAGAGCAGCCCGGCGTCCGGGGTGCCGTCCGCCGAGATGCCGTCGTGGTACGAGAAGGGGCGTCGCAGCATGGCCGCGCCGCCGTTCTTCTCCGGGGAGGAGATCCGGGCGTGGGCGTTGTCGGGGATCACGAGCCGCCCATCGGGACCGGCCTTGTCGAGGTCCATCGCGGTGGTCTCGGTGCCGCCGCTGAGCGGGGCCCCGTCCGCCTTGCGCCGCCCTATGACCCGCTCCTGCCGGTCCACCGAGAGCTTCTCCCAGTCGTCCAGCAGCATCCTGATGCGTCGTACGACGGCATAGGAGCCACCGGCCAGCCAGTCCTGCGAAGCATCCGACGCGGGGGGTACGAAAATCCGTTCGTCGAAGTCGTCGTCGGCCCGCTTCGGATTGCCGGTTCCGTCGATCTGGCCCATCAGATTGCGCGCGGTCATCGGACGCTCCGTGGCGCCGGGGGTGCGGTTGAAGCCGTTCATCTGCCAGCGCACCCCGGCCGCTCCCGCCGCCTCCTTCTGGATGGCACGCAGCGCGTGGAAGGCGACCAGCGCGTCGTCGGCGCCGATCTGCACCCACAGGTCGCCGTTGGACCGCCTGGCGTCGAGGTGGTCGGAGGAGAACGGCGGCAATGGGTCGAGCCCGGCGGGCCGGCGGCCGGTCAGGCCGGTGCGGTCGAAGAAGGTCCGGCCGAAGCCGAAGGTGATCGTCAGGGAGGAGGGCCCGGCGTCCAGCGCGATCCCGGTGTCATGGCCGGGCCCGTCCGCACCGCCGTCCGTGGCCGGGCGCCCCGCCATCAGTTCCCCCGCCACGGCCGACCAGCGGCGCATCAGGGCGGCGGCTTCCTTTCGTCCCGCGCCCGGCGCGAGGTCGAAGGCGACCAGATGGCCGCGGGCCTGAAGCGGAGTGGTGATCCCCGGTTGATGTTTCCCGTGAAACATCGCCTCGGTGGACCCGATGGCCGTCAGAGCGGTCGGCTCGTCGGGCCGGGTCGCGGCGTACCCGGTGGCACCACCCGCGGCACCGAGCACCAGACCGGCGGCCCCGGCCGCTCCCGCGCCGCCGAGCAGCCGCCGCCGCGAGACGCCACCGGTACCGGCAGGACCGCGGTCGCGCCCAGGGGAACCGGCTCCACCGCGGCCGTGCTCCGGGCCACCGGCTCCACCGCGGCCGTGCTCCGGGCCGCCGGCTCCACCGAGGTCGCGCCCGGGGGCACCGGCGCCGGTGCGGGAATCCGCGCCCGCTCCCGTCGAGGCGCCCTTCGTACGCTTCGTGCTCTTGCTCACCGTGCTCAGCCGATCTCTACGTTCTTGTCGATGGTGGCCTGGTCGATGTCCGACGTACGCACCGTCACGGCGACCTTCCAGTCACCCGCGATCGGGATCTGGACGCCGCTCGCCGTCCAGTGCCCCTCGGTGAGCCGGTCGGGGATGACCGGCAGCGGGCCGATGTCCTTGGACTCCAGGGTGAGGGCGAGCTTCACCTCGGGGACGTCCATCGGCTTCCCGTCGCTGCCGTCGATCCAGATATGCAGCTCGTTGGCGCCGGTGCGTCCGGGATCGAGTTCGATCCGGACGGTCCCCTTGCCGTTCCGGGCGCCCGTGTCGAAGGGCATGCTCAGTTCGGCGGGGCCCTCGGACACCGGTGCGCTCACCGCCGTATTGCCGCGAGCGGCCTCCTCCTCGGTGCGTGCCGGCTCGGTGGACGTCAGGACCGTCGCCACCGCGAGCAGCACCACGGCGACGGCAGCCTCGGCCAGGACCGAGCGGCGCAGCCCGGAACGCTCGGGGTCGGCGTCGCGGACCCGCTTCTTCTTCGTGGCGGTCAGGACGGCCTGCTGACGGGCGAGTTGGGCGGCGCGCTCGGGAGCGACCTGCGCCCCGGACTCATCCGGACCCGCGACCTCAGCCTCGGACTCCCGTGCACCCGCGACCGGCGCCTCGGACTCTTCCGGACCCGCCTGCTCCTCCGTGGAAGTCGCACCCTCCGCAGAAGTCGCCTCCCCGGAGGTCTCCGCCTGCTCGGAGATCTCCCCCTGCCCGGAGGTCTCCGCCTCGGTCTGCGTGCCGTCCGTCAGCCGGCCGGTCCACCGCCGGGAGATCCAGGCCAGTCCGATGAGTACCGCGAGCAGTCCCACCTTGATGAGCAGCAGCTGTCCGTACCGGGTGCCGGTCAGTGCCGACCAGGACCCGACCTGGCGCCAGGACTGGTAGATGCCGGTCGCCGTGAGGACCAGGACGCTGCCGAACGCGACCCGCGAGAAGCGTCGTACCGCCGTGCTCCCGATGTCCGGCGTCCGGTACAGGGCGACGAGGAGCGCGGCGAGCCCGCCGAGCCAGGTGGCGACGGCCAGCAGGTGCAGGACGTCCATCGGCATGGCGAGGCCCGCCTGGATGCCGGTCGACGCGTGCTCGGAGAGCGCCCAGGTACCGGCGATGCCCGCGGCGATGACCGCTCCGCCCGTCGCGAGCCCGAAGGTGAGGTCCTTCTTCACCTTCTCGTCCTCGCGCTTCGCGTACGCCCCGAACAGGACGGCGATGAACAGCGCGCCGGCGCCGAGCAGCAGCAGCCGGGAGACGAGCGCGGCTCCGGGCTTGGTGTCGAGGACGGTCTGCAGGCCGTCGAGGTCGAAGGCGTCAGCGAGCTTGCCGCTGCCGGTGTACGGGCTCCGCAGCAGCAGCATCGCGAGGGTGGCCGCGGTGAGGGTGATCCAGCCGCGTACGACGAGACGTTGCAGCGGGCGGGCGGCCGCGCCGCGCTGCCAGCAGCCGAGGACGAACACGGAGCCGCCGACGAGCAGGACGAACCCGGCGTACGCGGCGTAGCGCGCGATGCCGTAGAGGGTGCCGACGAGACCGCCGCCCGCTCCGCCGGAGGGCAGGGCGACCGTGGTCTCGGACGGGGCGCCGATGGAGAACGTGAAGGCGCCGGAGACGGGGTGGCTGTCGGCGGAGACGGCCTGCCAGGCCACCGTGTAGGTGCCGTCGGGCAGACCGGCGTGCAGCTTGACGCCGTAGCGCACGGTGCCGCCGCTGTTCAGATCGCGCGGCGCGCCGGTGTCGGCCCGCTTGCCGCTGGGATCGAGGACCCGTATCGAGTCGTCGCCCATGGCGATCGACTCGGAGAAGGTGAGGGTGACTTCCTTGGGGGCCGATGCCACCACCGCCCCGTCCTGCGGGTCGCTCCCGGTGAGGGCGGCGTGCGCGGACGCGGGGCTCGCGCCTGCCAGCACCAGGCCGAACAGCAGGCTGATCAGCGTGGCGAGGAGCGAGGCCGCGGCGAGCGGCCGTCGTATCGGGGACGGCCCGAAGCGCGGGGCGGTGGCGGTCATGGGTGTCAGTCCCTCACTGCTTCTTCGGGTTGTGGGTGGTCTCCTTCACGGGAAGGTCGACCTTTATGGGGTCGGCCTTCTCGAAGTGCAGTTCCATGGAGACCTTCTCGCCCTGCTTGGGCTTCTGCTTGAGCTTCATGAACATGATGTGGTTGCCACCGCGTTCAAGATCGAGCTCGCCGCCCGCGGGGACTTCGAAGGACGTGACCTTGCGCATCGTCTGGTTCTTCGTCTCGTGGATCGTGACGTCGTCAGAGAGCGGGCTGGTCACCGAGGTGAGCCGGTCGGCCGTGCCGCCGCTGTTCTCCACGACGAGGAACGCGGCCGCCATGTCGCTGACGGGCTGCGGCATGAACGCGCCGACGACCTTCAGCTCCGGCTCGCTGTCCGAGGAGCACCCCGCCAGCGTCAGCCCGGTGGTGAGGGCCAGGACGCCGGCGAGGGCCGTGCGGCGGTTCACGGAGTCTCCCCCTTGAGGATCTTGGGGAGGTCCTTGGCGTACTCCTCGGACGTGGTGTCCTCGCCGTAGAGCACGTAACCCTGGTCGGTCTTCGGGGAGAAGGCGATGACCTGGGCGCCGTGCATCGAGACGACGGTGCCGTCCTTCTCCTTCTTCGGCGCGTCGATGCCGATGCCGATCTGCCGTGCTCCCGCCTGGATGGTCGGGAAGTCACCGGTGAGTCCGGTGAAGGACGGGTCCTGCGCCGCGAGCCACTTGCCGAGGGAGGACGGGGTGTCGCGCTCGGGGTCGGTGGTGACGAAGACGACCTGGAGCTTGTCCTGGTCGGCCTTGGGCAGCGACCGCTTGGCGAGCGAGATGTTGCTCATGGTCAGCGGGCAGACGTCGGGGCACTTGGTGTAGCCGAAGTAGATGAGTGTCGGCTTGCCCTTGGTCGCCTCGCGGAGGTCGTACTTCTTGCCGTGGGTGTCGGTGAGTACGAGGTCGGGCTTGGTGAACGGCTGGTCGAGCACGGTCGCGGCCTGGGTCGTGGGCTGGGTGCTGACGTCGGAGACGGGCTTCTTCGCCGAGTCGTCACCACTGCCGCAGGCCGACAGGGTCAGTGCGGCCGCGGCGGCGAACGCCGCGGTCAGCACCATCTTCTTGCTGCGCATGGGGGTTTCCTGAGTGTGGTGCGGGTGGTGGAACGGGTGGATCAGGCGTTACGGCGGCGGCCCGCGAGCACGCCGAAGGCGACGCCCGCGATGCCGATGACGATGCCGATGATGCCCAGGGTGCGGGCGGTGTTGTCGCTGGAGGACGCGGCGGTCGCCTTCTCGTCCTTGGACGACACGGCCGTGTCGCTCGCCTTGTCCGTGCCGGTGTCCTTGCCGGCCGCGGCGCCGCCGTGGCCGTCGGACGCCGCCGCGGTCAGCTTGAGGACCGGGGCCGGGCTCTCGGGCTCGGGCGCGCCTTCCTTGGGCTCCTCGATCCAGCGGACGACTTCCTTGTTGTCGTACGTCTGGAGCGCCTTGAAGACGAGCTGGTCGGCGTCCTCGGGGAGCTGGCCGACCGAGAGCGGGAACTGCTGGAAGTAGCCGGGCTTGATCTCGCTGCCGTCCGCGGTCCAGGTCACCTTGGAGACGGCCTCGTTGATCTTCTTGCCGTGTACGTCGAGCGGCTTGGCCAGCTTGCTCTTGGTGATGTCGATCTTCCAGCCGGGCACTGCCTGCGGGGTCACGGACGACAGCGGGTGGTCGGTCGGGAAGTTCACCTCGACCTTGACCGTCGAGGCGTCGTCGCGCTCGTTGGGGACCTTGAAGTTGATGGTGGCGTAACCGCCCTTGGCGGCTTCGCCCTGCGGCTGCACGCCGACGTGTGCGGCGGCGGGACCGGCGAGCAGCAGGACGGTGGACGCGGCGA is a genomic window of Streptomyces sp. NBC_01237 containing:
- a CDS encoding HAD family hydrolase, yielding MTFPYKLVATDLDGTLLREDHTVSERTREALAAVTAAGAAHIVVTGRAVPWTRHILDDLGYEGLAVCGQGAQVYHAGEHKLLTSLTLDRQLAGLALSKIEADVGPVALAASRDGLDGEVLVGPGYRVQEGPLPAVLVDDPAEMWSAPINKIYIQHPELDDDTLAKRAREAVGSLVNVIMAGPGVVEILPLGLSKATGLSLAARRLGVKASDTVAFGDMPNDIPMFGWARHGVAMANAHDDLKAVAHEITASNEADGIALVLEELLRASRP
- a CDS encoding YcnI family copper-binding membrane protein, with product MNVSRIAIAGGVAASTVLLLAGPAAAHVGVQPQGEAAKGGYATINFKVPNERDDASTVKVEVNFPTDHPLSSVTPQAVPGWKIDITKSKLAKPLDVHGKKINEAVSKVTWTADGSEIKPGYFQQFPLSVGQLPEDADQLVFKALQTYDNKEVVRWIEEPKEGAPEPESPAPVLKLTAAASDGHGGAAAGKDTGTDKASDTAVSSKDEKATAASSSDNTARTLGIIGIVIGIAGVAFGVLAGRRRNA
- a CDS encoding SCO family protein yields the protein MRSKKMVLTAAFAAAAALTLSACGSGDDSAKKPVSDVSTQPTTQAATVLDQPFTKPDLVLTDTHGKKYDLREATKGKPTLIYFGYTKCPDVCPLTMSNISLAKRSLPKADQDKLQVVFVTTDPERDTPSSLGKWLAAQDPSFTGLTGDFPTIQAGARQIGIGIDAPKKEKDGTVVSMHGAQVIAFSPKTDQGYVLYGEDTTSEEYAKDLPKILKGETP
- the pheA gene encoding prephenate dehydratase, with the protein product MSATRYAYLGPEGTFTEVALRTLPEAATRELVPMVSVPAALDAVRNGEAAAALVPIENSVEGGITATLDELTTGEPLMIYREVLLSITFALLVRPGTKLTDIKTVTAHPAAQPQVRNWMAAHLPQAAWESAASNADGARLVQEGRYDAAFAGEFAAATYGLEPLVTEIHDAENAQTRFVLVGRPARPSAPTGADKTSVVIWLGHDHPGALLELLQEFAVRGVNLMLIQSRPTGEGIGNYCFAVDAEGHIADRRVGEALMGLKRICPSVRFLGSYPRAGVTPEEVRPLRAGTSDREFTDASDWLARSQDGRI
- the serS gene encoding serine--tRNA ligase, with translation MIDLRLLREDPDRVRASQRARGEDVALVDALLSADELRRSSGVRFDELRSEQKSLGKLIPKASPEERAELLKKADQLKADVKAADAAQDEADADAKRLLLQLGNIVHEDVPVGGEEDFVVLETHGTIRDFGAEGFEPKDHLELGEKLGAIDMERGAKVSGSRFYYLTGVGALLELALVNAAIAQATEAGFIPMLTPALVRPRAMEGTGFLGQAAENVYHLEKDDYYLVGTSEVPLAAYHMDEIIDADKLPLRYAGFSPCFRREAGTYGKDTRGIFRVHQFDKVEMFSYVDPADAEAEHRRLLDWEKQWLTGLGLPFQVIDVATGDLGSSASRKFDCEAWIPTQGKYRELTSASNCDGFQARRLSVRMREGKKVQPLSTLNGTLCAVPRTIVAILENHQLADGSVRVPEVLRPYLGGREVLEPVSK
- the efeB gene encoding iron uptake transporter deferrochelatase/peroxidase subunit, producing the protein MLGGAGAAGAAGLVLGAAGGATGYAATRPDEPTALTAIGSTEAMFHGKHQPGITTPLQARGHLVAFDLAPGAGRKEAAALMRRWSAVAGELMAGRPATDGGADGPGHDTGIALDAGPSSLTITFGFGRTFFDRTGLTGRRPAGLDPLPPFSSDHLDARRSNGDLWVQIGADDALVAFHALRAIQKEAAGAAGVRWQMNGFNRTPGATERPMTARNLMGQIDGTGNPKRADDDFDERIFVPPASDASQDWLAGGSYAVVRRIRMLLDDWEKLSVDRQERVIGRRKADGAPLSGGTETTAMDLDKAGPDGRLVIPDNAHARISSPEKNGGAAMLRRPFSYHDGISADGTPDAGLLFVCWQADPYKGFVPVQRKLDRGDALSPFLRHEASGLFAVPGGAAKGEYVGQRLLES
- a CDS encoding copper chaperone PCu(A)C → MNRRTALAGVLALTTGLTLAGCSSDSEPELKVVGAFMPQPVSDMAAAFLVVENSGGTADRLTSVTSPLSDDVTIHETKNQTMRKVTSFEVPAGGELDLERGGNHIMFMKLKQKPKQGEKVSMELHFEKADPIKVDLPVKETTHNPKKQ
- a CDS encoding copper resistance CopC/CopD family protein: MTATAPRFGPSPIRRPLAAASLLATLISLLFGLVLAGASPASAHAALTGSDPQDGAVVASAPKEVTLTFSESIAMGDDSIRVLDPSGKRADTGAPRDLNSGGTVRYGVKLHAGLPDGTYTVAWQAVSADSHPVSGAFTFSIGAPSETTVALPSGGAGGGLVGTLYGIARYAAYAGFVLLVGGSVFVLGCWQRGAAARPLQRLVVRGWITLTAATLAMLLLRSPYTGSGKLADAFDLDGLQTVLDTKPGAALVSRLLLLGAGALFIAVLFGAYAKREDEKVKKDLTFGLATGGAVIAAGIAGTWALSEHASTGIQAGLAMPMDVLHLLAVATWLGGLAALLVALYRTPDIGSTAVRRFSRVAFGSVLVLTATGIYQSWRQVGSWSALTGTRYGQLLLIKVGLLAVLIGLAWISRRWTGRLTDGTQTEAETSGQGEISEQAETSGEATSAEGATSTEEQAGPEESEAPVAGARESEAEVAGPDESGAQVAPERAAQLARQQAVLTATKKKRVRDADPERSGLRRSVLAEAAVAVVLLAVATVLTSTEPARTEEEAARGNTAVSAPVSEGPAELSMPFDTGARNGKGTVRIELDPGRTGANELHIWIDGSDGKPMDVPEVKLALTLESKDIGPLPVIPDRLTEGHWTASGVQIPIAGDWKVAVTVRTSDIDQATIDKNVEIG